The genomic stretch GCTATCGTGAGCCGGAGTGGATGCCGGCAGTTCGGCTCATCAAGGCCCTGTCTCCGCATTGCTCCGAAAAATTGTTCAGGCGTCTTGAAGATGCAATCATTGATTACCATGCCCCGGAAGAAAGGCGGGATGCCAAACATTACCTGAGGGGCTGGCGGGATGGCTATTTCGGTCATTACTGGGGCAAGACCCAGTATTTTCTGCTGCCTGCGCTTGACGCCGAAAGAATACAGCCGGGTACTGCCGCATTGATCGGCGTGTTGGAGCGCAAATTTGAAAACTACCCCAAAGAGCGATTTCTCAGAGGCGGCAGAGTTTCAGGTGGCGAGGTGGGCTCCAAGCTAGACCCGAATCTTGAAAAAATCAGTGACCGGGCCTGGCTCAAGATAGTCACCAGTGAAAAAGTCGCCGAGTCTCATAACTACAACTGGATTCAAGTTGATTCTGATCATGTGCTGGCAACATCCATTCGTCAATTTGTCAGCAGTCTTGCCCGGATCACCAAACGGTACCCTGAACGTTTTGGACAACTGGCCCTCAGGTTTCCGGATAACGTTCATCCGGCTTATGTCTCAGCCGTCCTGGATGGTTTTAGAAAAAAGCAGCCAGGTACAGAAGTGCCTGAATCTGAAAAAGACTCCTGGCGGCCTGCACGAGTTGAGACGATTGAGGCCGTGCTGGAAAAATATAAGGCTGGTGACGACCGGGAAACCGCCATATCATTTTGCTGGCTTATCGCGGAAAAAGCCGATGAAAACTGGTCGGACAAAACAATTGCGAGGCTGGTTCATTACGCCCGGAATCATCCGGACCTGGAGACAGGCAAATTGAATATCCATTGTGACAAGAACTGTGACGAGGTCTCGGTTGAGGTACTTTTTCAGAATACCATCAACTGCGTTCGTGGTGTGGCTGCCGGCGCAATCGGGCAACTGCTTTGGGAACGTAAAGAACGGCTGGAGCAGGTTAGAACTGGTATCGAGGCCCTTGTCAGTGATCCTCACCCAGCGGTACGAATGGCGGCCATAGAGGCCATTGAGCCTGTCCTGAATATTGACAGAGATTTGGCTGTCCATTGGTTTTGCGAGGCCTGTAAAGATGATTTGCGGGTGGCTGCTTCACCAAGGGCTCTGAATTTTTTTAATTATACCGTTTCAAGCCATATCGATAAGATCGGGCCGATTATTCAACAGATGGCCTTTTCTTCCTTTGAGGACGTGGCCAAGGAAGGGGCGGAGCAGGTCACAGCCCGGTGGCTGTTTCACGGCTTTTTTGAAAAAGAGTTTTCCATGTGCCGACAGGGAACGCTGCCGCAACGAAAGGGCGTAACCAGTGTAGCCGCACAATTGCTGCATGACAAAAAATATTCCCGGCAGTGCCAGGATCTCTTGCTTCAATTCATGAACGATCCGGAAAAAGAGGTCCGGGGCGAGTTGCGCGGCATGTTCAGAAATAAGGATCTAATCACCGATCCGGAATATGCGGCATTTGTAAAAGACTATATCAAGTCACAGGCATTTGCCGATGATCCTTACTATTTCGTCTGGTCTTTGAAAGATCTTGCCGGAAGCCTCATTTCTGTCGCAGATGCAATCTTTGCTGTCTGCAAGGTGTTTTCCACGACCCTGCAAGAAAAAACCCGTGATATTGGTTCACGTTATCCCCATATGGCCTCGGAAATGTCATCCATTTTACTGCGGCTTTATGAGCAAGCCCAAGAAGGGGTACAAAACAGCAAGATTGCCGACCGATGCTTGGATATCTGGGATCTGTTTTTCGAAAACCGGGTTGGTAGGACCATGGAATTAACGAAAGCAATTGAGCAATGAGTAACCTGCCCGCAGTCTGAAAACTTGAGTCATGACAACACCGCATTTGATATGGCAGCGGGAGTCGAACCCGCGCCTGCCTGTGCGGGCGCGCCGCACGCAGACAGGTCCATTCGCTGTTTGAGGATTACGGCTTGTAAAGCAAACGGAACGCGAGCCGCATGCAAGTCCCGAATGGATGCCACTGCGAAGCAGGGCACAAAATGTGGAGAAAAACATTCTCCGCAGCGGAACGCGGATGCACCGGGGCACGAATGATTGATATGCAGAGCGTTTGTGAACATCTTCGGGGAAAGCCATGAAAGAGCCGTTGTCTTTGGATGGTCTTTGGAGTTCAGCACGACCCGGTGCGCGCGACTTCGATCCCGCTCTGGTTTCAGGGCTTCCGGAGGGAGCCCGCAGCTATCTCGGGCACGCCATCGCGGCCGGAACCCCTCTTGCTTCCGCCGTCCGGTTGCGCATGCACGGGGAGATCAGGCTCAAGGGGTGGCACCCGTTTACGGCGGAACAGGTCATCCTGTGGAACCGCGGCATGATCTGGCGAGCTACGGTCCGCATGTTCGGAATGCCCATTCGCGGGGGTGACTTTTTTCTCGACGGTCAGGGTACCATGCGCTGGAAGCTTTTCGGCATCCTGCCTATTGTCAATGCCGCGGGTCCCGACATAAGCCGCTCGACGGCGGGGCGCATGAATATAGAGTCTGTATGGCTGCCGTCCGTGCTCTGTGGGGAGGGAGTGTCGTGGACTGCTGCCGGCAAACGCCTTCATGCCAGGTTCGCAGCTCACGGAGAGAGTGCCGAAATCGATTTCACGGTCAATGCAGACGGTCAGATTGAGACTGTCAGCATGCCGCGCTGGGGCAACCCGGAAGGGGATGCATTCCATTATGTGCGATGTGGTGGTTTCGTGGAGGAGGAGGACACCTTCGCTGGTTACACCATACCGACTCGCATGCGCGTGGGATGGCACTTCGGTACCGATGGCTTTGAGCAGGAAGGCGAATTTTTCCGCGTCACCATAGATGATGCGATATATCGGTAAACCGGACATTCCGGCTGTAACGGGTGCGAAAAGGATTGCTGGTGGGGACTTTTCATGCCAACACATTAACAGGGCAGCATAACCGACTCGCCACTTTATATTTTTCTTCGTTGCGGTTTATTTCGGATCAATGACGCGTTACGTTTGAGACCTTCGGGCAAGAAGCATGAAAATCACCGGTATCACCACTAAAGTGAGGAGAGTGGCAGCCAGCACGCCGCCGATAACTGCTGTAGCCAACGGCGAAAAGCGTTCAGACCCCACCGCCATCTCCAGGGCCAAGGGCAGCATCCCGGCCACATCGGAGAGCGCCGTCATCATTATAGGGCGGTACCGGACCGAGACCGATTCCATAATCGCCGCAGCGAGCTCCATTCCTTCCTGTCGGCGCCGCAGGATGTAATCAATAAGGACAATACTGTTGTTCACCACCGTGCCGGTGAGCAGGATGATTCCCAGCATCGCCGGCATGGAAAGATACTTTCCGGCCACCAGCAATCCCGCCGCTACTCCGACGAACTGCAAGGGAACGGCCGCCATGATAGTGAATGGATGCTTGAAGGAACGAAACTGCGCCACCAATACCAGGTAGACAGCCAGGATTCCCAGGGCCAGGGCCCGCACCATGCGCGTGCGGGCCTCCTGGAAATCGCGCTGTTCTCCGGTGATGTCGAGATGGTAGCCGTCCGGAAGCTTCAAGTCTGAAAGTAACCTCTTGACATCAGCGACAGTTTCAGAGAGAGGGCGGCCGTAATGGTATCCCAATACATCCAAAGTCTGCTGATAGTCTTCACGGGTGACGATACTAGGCCCTAAGTGTTGCTCCGGGTTGGCCACTTCCCTCAGAGGTACGCGGCGGCCGTCGGGGCCCTGGAGCACCACGTCGGCCAGATCGTCGATGTTTTGCCGGTCCGCGGGCGCGTACCGAAGGTAGACGTCCAGATCGCGATAGCGAAGTTGGCGGTAATTTGTGACCTTCCATCCCTCCATCGCCTGATAGACCAGTTTCGCTATCGCCTTACCAGTGAGCCCCAGCTCGACTGCACGTTCGTGATCAATTATTACCCTGGTTTCCGGGGTGTTGAGTGCCCAGTTCTTGTAGACATCGCGTAGCCCGGGAACCGTGCGGATGCGTTCCAGCACCTCACTGCCAAGATGATCCAGCACCTCCGGATCAGGGCCGCTCAAGCGTACGTCGATGGGGGCGGCGGTGGTTGCCCGGGCGGTTCCCCCTTTTTCCTTTGTCGTGCCCAAGGTAACCCCGGGAAGGTCCTGCATGAACGACCTGAGGCGCCCCATGACTTCCCAAAGTGTAACCGTGCGCTCGGTGCGGGGAGTTAGGTTGACGGTGATC from Deltaproteobacteria bacterium encodes the following:
- a CDS encoding efflux RND transporter permease subunit; amino-acid sequence: NNMTSSVLIAIILTIIVVFLFMAHLRQAAIIAISIPVSFLLTFMLMWAFEIDLNMITMSAIILSIGLLVDDGIVVIENIHRHLMLPGNTPFKAAVEGTEEIFLADLAGTVTTISVLVPLIFLGGFVGKMFTPLAWTLSFALASSFLVSVTLIPLLGALWLRPQDDKKNLLTLLVSPFTVFMEALKEGYLSILRWALRHPWLTLGGALMVLVLSVRIMVFLGSEMLPRFDSGTFQIGLDGIPGTPLEKNLPLVKAVEKKLLSEPEVVGVSTQIGFEPGAHYLGGRGAMDVHQAQITVNLTPRTERTVTLWEVMGRLRSFMQDLPGVTLGTTKEKGGTARATTAAPIDVRLSGPDPEVLDHLGSEVLERIRTVPGLRDVYKNWALNTPETRVIIDHERAVELGLTGKAIAKLVYQAMEGWKVTNYRQLRYRDLDVYLRYAPADRQNIDDLADVVLQGPDGRRVPLREVANPEQHLGPSIVTREDYQQTLDVLGYHYGRPLSETVADVKRLLSDLKLPDGYHLDITGEQRDFQEARTRMVRALALGILAVYLVLVAQFRSFKHPFTIMAAVPLQFVGVAAGLLVAGKYLSMPAMLGIILLTGTVVNNSIVLIDYILRRRQEGMELAAAIMESVSVRYRPIMMTALSDVAGMLPLALEMAVGSERFSPLATAVIGGVLAATLLTLVVIPVIFMLLARRSQT